In one Nicotiana sylvestris chromosome 8, ASM39365v2, whole genome shotgun sequence genomic region, the following are encoded:
- the LOC104235395 gene encoding uncharacterized protein isoform X2: MGKAFDRGKMWTETHKWKDGSYVTDEARVIGERIEEIRTERAESFDEPSPNDALGIVFGPEHPGCVRSLGLGVVPTVAFKQTSARYRRGYVGSSSTTAPTPAWQQEITDVKSKLNALISLYERNIENIPEEFAHLFFTPPQAPDLGSDAPSIVELRRSLDESNNDDRPSVN; the protein is encoded by the exons ATGGGAAAAGCTTTTGATCGAGGCAAAATGTGGACTGAGACTCATAAATGGAAAGATGGGAGTTATGTAACTGATGAGGCTAGGGTGATTGGG gaaagaattgaagaaattcgAACTGAAAGAGCAGAAAGTTTTGATGAACCTTCACCAAATGATGCACTTGGCATAGTATTCGGTCCCGAGCACCCCGGCTGTGTTCGAAGTTTAGGCTTGGGTGTAGTTCCAACTGTAGCATTCAAACAGACATCTGCGAGATACCGTCGTGGTTATGTGGGTTCATCTAGCACTACCGCTCCAACTCCAGCGTGGCAGCAAGAGATAACAGATGTGAAATCAAAATTAAATGCACTAATTAGCTTATATGAAAGGAACATAGAGAATATCCCCGAGGAGTTTGCTCACTTATTTTTCACTCCTCCACAG gCACCAGATTTAGGAAGTGATGCACCATCAATAGTTGAACTAAGAAGATCTTTAGATGAAAGTAACAATGATGATCGTCCAAGTGTGAATTAG
- the LOC104235399 gene encoding probable LRR receptor-like serine/threonine-protein kinase At3g47570: MNLGNLQQLQFISLQINQLTNDPSMRELSFLTSLSNCKYLKTVQIGGNQFNASLPKFLGSGNWSFSLENFIAANNGITGNIPTNFSNLRNLGWLSLGYNKLIGTIPPDLGNLRKLQMLKLDNNNIDGIIPTSLCNLENMFIISLSQNQLSGEVPSCFGNPSSLRELSLDSNVLISSIPPTFWRNKDISVVNLSSNFLNGSLALEMGNSRSLQILHLSGNRFSGQIPSTIGQLQNLVILSLSMNMLDRPIPKSFEDLVSLEYLDLSRNKLSGMIPMSLRNLEHLMYFNVSYNGLMGEIPDGGPFVNFTAESFMGNPALCGASRFHVMQCRVSSPKRPKKKRVVTFVLASVASGVAMTSIFIVWLLKYRKRSRELPLVDTFVQVHMRISYHDIAQGTNNFDEANLIGRGSLGLVYKGTLADGKVVAIKVFNAEMQHAFRSFDVECQVLRSIRHRNLVKVISSCANFDYKVLVLEYMPNESLDRWLHSPDKFLDLTQRLKVMVDVASAMEYLHGGHLFVVVHCDLKPSNILLDGDMVAKVSDFGISKLLTAETLIAHTKTLGTIGYMAPEYGSEGKISTKGDVYRFGILLMETLTRKSPVDDLFVGDFTLKKWICQSLPNRMVDVVDINLFSLDDENFMSKESFKSIMELAFECTNDLPHERISMEDVNVRLKKILTQFLQNVMTN, encoded by the exons ATGAATCTTGGAAATCTACAACAGCTTCAATTCATCAGCTTGCAAATAAACCAATTGACAAATGATCCTTCTATGCGCGAGTTAAGTTTTCTTACCTCTCTATCCAATTGCAAGTATCTGAAGACCGTTCAAATAGGAGGCAATCAATTCAATGCAAGTCTTCCAAAATTCCTAGGCTCAGGCAACTGGTCCTTTTCCCTTGAAAATTTCATTGCTGCTAATAATGGTATCACAGGAAATATACCAACTAACTTCAGTAACTTGAGGAACCTGGGGTGGTTAAGCTTgggatataataagcttatcggTACGATTCCACCAGATTTGGGGAACTTGAGGAAATTGCAAATGTTGAAACTGGACAATAATAATATAGATGGAATTATACCGACTAGCCTGTGTAACTTGGAGAACATGTTTATAATTAGCTTGAGCCAAAATCAGCTTTCTGGGGAAGTACCAAGTTGCTTTGGAAATCCTTCTTCTTTAAGAGAACTCTCCTTAGATTCCAATGTGCTAATTTCCAGTATTCCACCAACTTTTTGGAGGAATAAAGATATTTCAGTTGTCAATTTATCctccaattttctaaatggatCTCTTGCACTAGAAATGGGAAACTCAAGGAGTTTGCAGATACTACATTTATCTGGTAATCGGTTCTCTGGTCAAATTCCAAGCACAATTGGACAACTTCAAAATTTGGTTATCCTTTCATTGTCAATGAATATGTTAGATAGGCCTATACCTAAATCGTTTGAAGATTTAGTTTCATTGGAATACTTGGATCTATCCAGAAACAAGCTATCCGGCATGATTCCCATGTCCTTGAGGAATCTTGAACATCTCATGTATTTCAATGTCTCGTACAATGGGCTCATGGGTGAAATTCCAGATGGAGGGCCATTCGTAAACTTTACAGCTGAATCATTTATGGGTAACCCTGCATTATGTGGAGCATCCCGGTTCCATGTGATGCAATGCAGAGTCAGTAGTCCTAAAAGACCAAAAAAGAAGAGGGTTGTAACTTTTGTTCTTGCATCAGTTGCCTCAGGAGTTGCAATGACCAGCATTTTCATCGTTTGGTTACTGAAATATCGAAAAAGGAGTAGGGAACTTCCTCTAGTGGATACATTTGTTCAAGTACATATGAGGATTTCGTACCATGATATTGCTCAAGGGACAAACAACTTTGATGAAGCAAACTTGATTGGGAGGGGGAGCCTTGGATTGGTGTACAAAGGGACACTTGCAGATGGAAAGGTTGTGGCAATCAAGGTATTCAATGCAGAAATGCAACATGCATTCAGAAGTTTTGATGTGGAGTGCCAAGTTCTACGAAGCATTCGACATAGGAACCTTGTTAAGGTGATAAGTAGTTGTGCGAATTTTGATTATAAAGTGTTGGTGCTAGAGTACATGCCCAATGAAAGCCTTGATCGTTGGCTTCACTCTCCCGACAAATTTTTGGATTTAACTCAAAGATTAAAGGTGATGGTTGATGTGGCTTCTGCTATGGAGTATTTACATGGAGGTCATTTGTTTGTAGTCGTTCATTGTGATTTGAAACCAAGTAACATACTTTTGGATGGAGATATGGTGGCGAAAGTGAGTGACTTTGGGATATCCAAACTTCTAACAGCTGAGACGCTAATAGCACATACCAAAACCTTGGGTACTATTGGCTACATGGCACCAG AGTATGGTTCAGAAGGCAAAATCTCAACCAAGGGAGATGTTTATAGATTTGGTATTCTGTTAATGGAGACTTTGACAAGAAAGAGCCCTGTGGATGATCTATTTGTCGGAGACTTCACCTTGAAAAAATGGATATGCCAATCATTACCAAACCGAATGGTGGATGTAGTGGACATTAATTTATTTTCACTGGATGACGAAAATTTTATGTCGAAAGAGAGCTTCAAATCAATCATGGAATTAGCTTTTGAATGCACAAATGACTTGCCTCATGAGAGAATTAGTATGGAAGATGTTAATGTTCGACTCAAGAAGATCCTAACTCAATTTCTGCAAAATGTAATGACAAACTAA
- the LOC104235395 gene encoding uncharacterized protein isoform X1: MSLAKRRDAMKAMGKAFDRGKMWTETHKWKDGSYVTDEARVIGERIEEIRTERAESFDEPSPNDALGIVFGPEHPGCVRSLGLGVVPTVAFKQTSARYRRGYVGSSSTTAPTPAWQQEITDVKSKLNALISLYERNIENIPEEFAHLFFTPPQAPDLGSDAPSIVELRRSLDESNNDDRPSVN; this comes from the exons ATGAGTTTGGCTAAAAGAAGGGATGCAATG AAGGCGATGGGAAAAGCTTTTGATCGAGGCAAAATGTGGACTGAGACTCATAAATGGAAAGATGGGAGTTATGTAACTGATGAGGCTAGGGTGATTGGG gaaagaattgaagaaattcgAACTGAAAGAGCAGAAAGTTTTGATGAACCTTCACCAAATGATGCACTTGGCATAGTATTCGGTCCCGAGCACCCCGGCTGTGTTCGAAGTTTAGGCTTGGGTGTAGTTCCAACTGTAGCATTCAAACAGACATCTGCGAGATACCGTCGTGGTTATGTGGGTTCATCTAGCACTACCGCTCCAACTCCAGCGTGGCAGCAAGAGATAACAGATGTGAAATCAAAATTAAATGCACTAATTAGCTTATATGAAAGGAACATAGAGAATATCCCCGAGGAGTTTGCTCACTTATTTTTCACTCCTCCACAG gCACCAGATTTAGGAAGTGATGCACCATCAATAGTTGAACTAAGAAGATCTTTAGATGAAAGTAACAATGATGATCGTCCAAGTGTGAATTAG
- the LOC104235398 gene encoding LRR receptor-like serine/threonine-protein kinase RGI1 → MNNLTGEIPASIGLLNKIDILDLSDNNLHGHVPFNVSPSLLIMDLGQNGLTGNIPTEFCTSVPNLQGLSLSNNQLVGQIPSGLNKCTQLLYLSLSYNQSSQLPSGLDKCKELVYLALSYNLFRGNLPSQMWNSTKLQDLFLGWNNLTGHIPSEIDNLSALQRLSLRRNNLVGFLPPSIGNLSNLEMIDLGENSLRGDIPREFEHLVNLKELYLSSNRLSGEVPRSIFNISGLEKIAFVANNELSGILPSNIGHSLPNS, encoded by the exons ATGAATAATCTCACTGGTGAAATCCCAGCAAGTATTGGGTTGCTTAACAAGATTGATATACTGGATCTTTCTGATAATAATTTACATGGACATGTTCCTTTCAATGTCTCCCCATCCTTATTGATCATGGATTTGGGACAAAATGGTCTTACTGGCAATATCCCAACGGAATTTTGTACTAGCGTTCCAAATTTGCAGGGTTTATCACTCTCAAATAATCAATTAGTAGGCCAAATCCCAAGTGGGCTGAATAAATGCACACAACTTCTTTATCTTTCCTTGTCATATAATCAGAGCTCACAG CTCCCAAGTGGTTTAGACAAATGCAAAGAGCTTGTATATTTAGCCTTATCATATAACCTGTTCAGAG GAAACCTGCCTAGTCAAATGTGGAACTCGACAAAACTTCAAGATCTATTTCTTGGATGGAATAACTTAACAG GACATATACCAAGTGAAATTGATAACCTATCAGCACTTCAAAGATTAAGTCTCCGACGGAACAATTTGGTGGGATTTCTTCCACCATCTATTGGAAATTTGTCGAATCTAGAGATGATAGACCTAGGTGAGAACAGTTTACGGGGTGACATTCCTCGGGAATTTGAACATCTTGTAAATCTGAAAGAACTGTATCTTAGCTCAAACAGATTATCAGGTGAAGTTCCAAGGTCTATTTTCAACATTTCTGGACTAGAAAAGATTGCATTTGTAGCAAATAATGAGCTTTCAGGAATACTTCCCTCAAACATAGGCCATAGCCTTCCAAATTCTTGA